A window of the Eretmochelys imbricata isolate rEreImb1 chromosome 7, rEreImb1.hap1, whole genome shotgun sequence genome harbors these coding sequences:
- the IL5RA gene encoding interleukin-5 receptor subunit alpha isoform X2, with the protein MAILVSIFPVLLWTMMAFQANSLQAKGIQVLPPVNFTLTVSALAEVLLQWKPNPDQEEKNYTIRYDVEIMTPERDEYDTKKTCSTRMAVLHNGFSARIRTLLLYTNSQIKSNWVTAKLQAPPGAVETSVTNLSCVICTAVNNTASLHCTWLAGKAAPEDTKYFLFYRYNNYTEECQEYSKDKWERNIGCRFSSTYIETSETDEVIVIHINGSSNGTAIKPFEQIFNQNAIQKVNLPRNVTMSLKQNNLLVKWEMPASSFLKECFKYELNIYNWKMGYKQILETELNSFSLRIDDTCRYSIQIRANHQSWCTEGFWSDWTEPLYIGKNQPRTPVDSKTYTVLIALIVSICSMALLVAIICRKYHVWSRLFPPIPTPQNSLKNLFLNKSYQRARTYTSETETEVGSCFEDLGSYTEDLYSEVLEDS; encoded by the exons ATGGCCATCCTGGTGAGCATTTTTCCAGTTCTCCTTTGGACAATGATGGCATTTCAGGCTAACTCATTGCAAGCTAAAGGAA TTCAGGTTCTCCCACCTGTTAACTTCACTCTCACAGTCTCTGCTCTAGCAGAAGTACTTTTGCAATGGAAACCAAACCCTGATCAAGAAGAAAAGAACTACACTATTAGATATGATGTGGAAATTATGACTCCCGAGAGGGACGAG tatGATACAAAGAAAACTTGCAGTACCCGTATGGCTGTGCTTCATAATGGTTTTTCTGCACGTATTCGGACATTGCTTCTCTATACCAACTCGCAAATAAAAAGTAACTGGGTTACAGCTAAACTCCAAGCCCCACCAG GTGCTGTTGAGACATCAGTCACTAACTTGTCCTGTGTAATTTGCACTGCCGTTAATAATACTGCATCTCTACATTGCACCTGGCTTGCTGGCAAAGCGGCGCCAGAAGATACCAAATACTTTCTATTTTACAG GTATAACAACTACACTGAAGAATGCCAAGAATATAGTAAAGACAAATGGGAGAGAAATATTGGTTGCCGATTTTCAAGCACTTACATAGAGACTAGTGAAACTGACGAAGTCATCGTAATACACATTAATGGGTCAAGCAATGGCACTGCAATCAAACCTTTTGAACAGatatttaatcaaaatgccattc AGAAAGTGAATCTGCCTAGAAATGTCACcatgtctttaaaacaaaacaaccttctGGTCAAGTGGGAAATGCCAGCTTCTTCTTTCCTaaaggaatgttttaaatatGAACTTAACATCTACAACTGGAAGATGGGTTACAAACAG ATATTGGAAACCGAGTTAAATAGTTTCAGTTTAAGGATTGATGACACCTGCAGATACTCCATACAGATTAGAGCTAATCATCAATCATGGTGTACCGAAGGATTTTGGAGTGATTGGACTGAACCTCTTTATATTG gaaAAAACCAGCCAAGGACTCCTGTAGACTCCAAGACCTACACGGTTCTCATTGCGCTTATAGTATCCATATGTTCCATGGCATTGCTTGTTGCTATAATATGCAGAAA GTATCACGTATGGAGCAGACTATTTCCACCAATTCCAACACcccaaaacagtttaaaaaatctgtttttaaataaaagctatcag AGAGCTCGTACCTATACCAGTGAAACAGAAACAGAAGTCGGGAGTTGCTTTGAAGACCTTGGAAGTTATACTGAAGACCTTTATTCCGAAGTCCTCGAAGATTCATAA
- the IL5RA gene encoding interleukin-5 receptor subunit alpha isoform X1: MALPAGEGVEDRHYKDMAILVSIFPVLLWTMMAFQANSLQAKGIQVLPPVNFTLTVSALAEVLLQWKPNPDQEEKNYTIRYDVEIMTPERDEYDTKKTCSTRMAVLHNGFSARIRTLLLYTNSQIKSNWVTAKLQAPPGAVETSVTNLSCVICTAVNNTASLHCTWLAGKAAPEDTKYFLFYRYNNYTEECQEYSKDKWERNIGCRFSSTYIETSETDEVIVIHINGSSNGTAIKPFEQIFNQNAIQKVNLPRNVTMSLKQNNLLVKWEMPASSFLKECFKYELNIYNWKMGYKQILETELNSFSLRIDDTCRYSIQIRANHQSWCTEGFWSDWTEPLYIGKNQPRTPVDSKTYTVLIALIVSICSMALLVAIICRKYHVWSRLFPPIPTPQNSLKNLFLNKSYQRARTYTSETETEVGSCFEDLGSYTEDLYSEVLEDS, translated from the exons ATGGCCCTGCCTGcgggggaaggagtggaggaTAGGCACTATAAG GATATGGCCATCCTGGTGAGCATTTTTCCAGTTCTCCTTTGGACAATGATGGCATTTCAGGCTAACTCATTGCAAGCTAAAGGAA TTCAGGTTCTCCCACCTGTTAACTTCACTCTCACAGTCTCTGCTCTAGCAGAAGTACTTTTGCAATGGAAACCAAACCCTGATCAAGAAGAAAAGAACTACACTATTAGATATGATGTGGAAATTATGACTCCCGAGAGGGACGAG tatGATACAAAGAAAACTTGCAGTACCCGTATGGCTGTGCTTCATAATGGTTTTTCTGCACGTATTCGGACATTGCTTCTCTATACCAACTCGCAAATAAAAAGTAACTGGGTTACAGCTAAACTCCAAGCCCCACCAG GTGCTGTTGAGACATCAGTCACTAACTTGTCCTGTGTAATTTGCACTGCCGTTAATAATACTGCATCTCTACATTGCACCTGGCTTGCTGGCAAAGCGGCGCCAGAAGATACCAAATACTTTCTATTTTACAG GTATAACAACTACACTGAAGAATGCCAAGAATATAGTAAAGACAAATGGGAGAGAAATATTGGTTGCCGATTTTCAAGCACTTACATAGAGACTAGTGAAACTGACGAAGTCATCGTAATACACATTAATGGGTCAAGCAATGGCACTGCAATCAAACCTTTTGAACAGatatttaatcaaaatgccattc AGAAAGTGAATCTGCCTAGAAATGTCACcatgtctttaaaacaaaacaaccttctGGTCAAGTGGGAAATGCCAGCTTCTTCTTTCCTaaaggaatgttttaaatatGAACTTAACATCTACAACTGGAAGATGGGTTACAAACAG ATATTGGAAACCGAGTTAAATAGTTTCAGTTTAAGGATTGATGACACCTGCAGATACTCCATACAGATTAGAGCTAATCATCAATCATGGTGTACCGAAGGATTTTGGAGTGATTGGACTGAACCTCTTTATATTG gaaAAAACCAGCCAAGGACTCCTGTAGACTCCAAGACCTACACGGTTCTCATTGCGCTTATAGTATCCATATGTTCCATGGCATTGCTTGTTGCTATAATATGCAGAAA GTATCACGTATGGAGCAGACTATTTCCACCAATTCCAACACcccaaaacagtttaaaaaatctgtttttaaataaaagctatcag AGAGCTCGTACCTATACCAGTGAAACAGAAACAGAAGTCGGGAGTTGCTTTGAAGACCTTGGAAGTTATACTGAAGACCTTTATTCCGAAGTCCTCGAAGATTCATAA